The Desulfobaccales bacterium genome segment CCTTCTTGATTTTTTAAAAATCTAAATATATCAGCGGCCAAAGAAAAAATACAAGGGGATTGTCGGGACCCTCCGAAGGCGATATTTTTGGGAGAGGGGGCCAGGGGCCGGTGGGCCCCTGCCCCCTCTCCCAAACCCTCTCCCCCAACCCCATATAGGGGGTGGGGAGGGGTGACTGAGGGGAGGGCGGGGGAGCCACTGCTCCCCCGGCCCTCCCCTCAGAACATCAGGAGGTGGCATGGCGCCGCCGGAAAAGCTGTATGTCTATGAAATCCTGGGGCGGGTGAGCCCCCCGGGGTGGCTCACCGCGGAGGATTTTCTCGGCTGCTGGCGGGAGGGTGAGTGTTCCTATCTCTTCTTTTCCCGCCCCCGGGAGGCGGAGGTGCTGAAGTGGCTGGCGGCGGAGCCGAAAGCCGGCACCTATCTCTCCGCCACCGAGCTCAACTACGCCGACTGGGAGGCCGGCCAGGCCTTCACCCCCACCCGGGTGGCGGGATTTTACCTCTGCCCCGTGTGGTGGGAGCCCCAACCCCAGCCCGGAGACGTGCTCCTGAAGCTGGAGCCGGGGCTGGCCTTCGGCTCCGGCTACCATCCCACCACCCGCCTCTGCCTCACCCTGCTCCGGCAGGTCTTTGACGCCGAGCCCGTCTTCCGGGTGCTGGATCTGGGCACCGGCACCGGCGTCCTCACCCTGGCGGCCCTGGCTCTGGGGGCGAAGCAGGCGGTGGCGGTGGAGTACAACGAGCTGGCGGTGCGCACCGCCCAGTGCAATTTCCGCCACAATGAGGTCAGTGACCGAGTCCTCCTCATCCAAGGGGACGCCCGCCATTTCACCCACCCCCCCGCCGACCTGGCCCTGGCCAACATTCACCTGGATGTGCTTTTGGATCTGCTGGCGGTGCCGGAATTCCTGGACAAGACCTGGTATATCTTCTCCGGCATTCTGGGCACCCAGATGGTGCCCT includes the following:
- a CDS encoding 50S ribosomal protein L11 methyltransferase, with protein sequence MAPPEKLYVYEILGRVSPPGWLTAEDFLGCWREGECSYLFFSRPREAEVLKWLAAEPKAGTYLSATELNYADWEAGQAFTPTRVAGFYLCPVWWEPQPQPGDVLLKLEPGLAFGSGYHPTTRLCLTLLRQVFDAEPVFRVLDLGTGTGVLTLAALALGAKQAVAVEYNELAVRTAQCNFRHNEVSDRVLLIQGDARHFTHPPADLALANIHLDVLLDLLAVPEFLDKTWYIFSGILGTQMVPFREALAASPLEVMAALDQNMWYAVLARRRGT